One segment of Lachancea thermotolerans CBS 6340 chromosome E complete sequence DNA contains the following:
- the NOP4 gene encoding mRNA-binding ribosome biosynthesis protein NOP4 (some similarities with uniprot|P37838 Saccharomyces cerevisiae YPL043W NOP4 Nucleolar protein essential for processing and maturation of 27S pre-rRNA and large ribosomal subunit biogenesis contains four RNA recognition motifs (RRMs)) produces MSQNNAAEGRGSSAKNSLDMKTLFVRSIPFEATDEELTNYFSELAPIKHAVIVKDNEKNSRGFGFVSFAVEDDTKDALEKARKTKFKGRLLRVDIAKRRERSKGDQRSSSSSEQAGNVENKENELMGGKPKLIIRNMPWSVRKPEQLKQIFMRFGTVVEAKIPKKPDGKLCGFAFVTMKKLAACKKAIEDSKDLKIDGRQVAVDFAIQKNKWEDYKKENVAEKVESESESESEIDKQEAGEEGSSNEASEAEDEDNENGSEDEDSDANSEEDEEMDSEEEEDQSPGSQNWPKPNKHEQLSVFVRNVPYDATQESLEEHFGKFGPVKYALPVQDKETGLAKGSAFVVFKSKDAFDECVNNAPASGTTSLLMSDDVPYRYVYEGRILSIAPALDRETAGRFAERNASKRKEAFGKAPTAKDKRNLYLLNEGRITEGSKLAQLLTAKDMEIRESSYKLRVEQLKKNPSLHLSLTRLAIRNLPRAMTDKALKALARKAIVEFAKEVNLHMRHPLSKEEIQRSTREKYKFMDEDEIAARKKKDKKQGVVRQAKVIMEVKGSSVGRSRGYGFVEFRDHKAALMGLRWLNAHEVTKPELLEGLDDEEKKAVDTEGLTRRRLCVEFAIENANVVKRRRDATKNMRESSKRKLEEAGDEKTEQENQKKAKTDSNAKKPSKSGVDDNIKRLIGFKRKRKQARK; encoded by the coding sequence ATGTCACAAAACAATGCCGCAGAAGGGCGTGGGTCTTCTGCAAAGAACTCACTGGATATGAAAACACTTTTTGTCAGGTCTATTCCATTCGAGGCCACTGATGAAGAGCTAACGAACTACTTTTCAGAGCTGGCACCAATCAAGCACGCTGTTATCGTCAAAGACAATGAAAAGAACTCTCGAggctttggctttgttAGTTTCGCTGTTGAGGATGATACGAAGGATGCTTTAGAAAAGGCTAGAAAGACAAAGTTCAAGGGAAGACTTCTCCGTGTGGATATCgcgaaaagaagagaaagatcGAAAGGAGACCAAAGATCTTCGTCAAGCTCAGAGCAGGCCGGAAACGTTGAAAATAAGGAAAATGAGCTCATGGGTGGGAAACCCAAGCTAATTATAAGAAATATGCCGTGGAGCGTGCGTAAACCTGAGCAGCTGAAGCAGATCTTCATGAGATTTGGTACAGTCGTTGAGGCTAAAATTCCCAAAAAACCCGACGGAAAGCTTTGTGGATTTGCGTTCGTAACTATGAAGAAGCTAGCGGCCTGTAAAAAGGCAATTGAGGACTCAAAGGATTTGAAAATTGATGGCAGGCAGGTTGCAGTGGATTTCGCTATTCAGAAGAACAAGTGGGAAGACTACAAAAAGGAAAATGTTGCCGAGAAAGTAGAGTCTGAGTCTGAGTCTGAATCCGAAATTGacaaacaagaagctggagagGAGGGCTCCTCGAACGAAGCAAGCGAAgcagaggatgaagacaACGAAAATGGCtcagaggatgaagacaGTGACGCAAACAGcgaggaggatgaagaaatggactctgaagaagaagaggatcAAAGTCCTGGTTCTCAAAATTGGCCGAAACCAAACAAGCATGAGCAACTATCTGTTTTTGTCCGAAACGTTCCTTATGATGCTACCCAAgaaagcttggaagagcACTTTGGTAAGTTTGGCCCAGTAAAGTATGCATTGCCCGTGCAAGACAAGGAGACCGGTTTAGCCAAAGGTTCGGCCttcgttgttttcaaatcGAAAGATGCTTTTGACGAGTGTGTAAATAACGCACCTGCCTCCGGCACCActtctttgttgatgagtGACGATGTCCCATATCGATATGTCTATGAGGGCCGTATCTTGTCAATTGCCCCTGCTTTGGATAGAGAGACGGCGGGCAGGTTTGCTGAAAGAAATGCATCCAAAAGAAAGGAAGCTTTTGGCAAAGCCCCCACGGCCAAGGATAAACGTAATCTGTACCTTCTAAACGAAGGTAGAATAACAGAAGGATCCAAACTTGCGCAGCTCTTGACCGCTAAAGACATGGAAATTAGAGAAAGCTCTTACAAGCTCAGAGTTGAGCAGCTAAAGAAAAATCCAAGTTTGCATTTATCCCTTACGAGATTAGCCATTAGGAACCTTCCAAGAGCGATGACTGATAAAGCACTGAAAGCGCTAGCCCGTAAAGCCATTGTCGAATTTGCCAAAGAAGTTAACCTTCACATGAGACACCCTTTGAGTAAAGAAGAGATCCAGAGATCAACCAGGGAAAAGTACAAGTTCatggacgaggacgagatTGCGGCtagaaagaagaaggatAAGAAGCAGGGTGTAGTGAGACAAGCAAAGGTCATCATGGAAGTTAAAGGCTCCTCTGTCGGCAGAAGTAGAGGATACGGTTTTGTTGAATTCAGAGATCACAAGGCAGCACTAATGGGCCTCAGATGGTTGAACGCGCATGAAGTTACGAAGCCGGAGCTTCTAGAAGGACTCGACgatgaagagaagaaagcggTTGACACGGAGGGGCTCACACGAAGAAGATTATGCGTCGAGTTTGCTATTGAAAATGCAAACGTCGTAAAGAGACGACGCGATGCGACAAAGAATATGCGGGAGAGCAGTAAGCgcaagcttgaagaagctggggATGAGAAAActgaacaagaaaaccAGAAGAAGGCAAAGACAGACTCGAATGCCAAAAAACCCAGTAAATCTGGTGTTGATGATAACATTAAGAGGCTGATAGGTTTCAAGCGCAAGAGAAAGCAAGCTAGAAAGTGA
- the CHL4 gene encoding Chl4p (weakly similar to uniprot|P38907 Saccharomyces cerevisiae YDR254W CHL4 Outer kinetochore protein required for chromosome stability interacts with kinetochore proteins Ctf19p Ctf3p and Iml3p exhibits a two-hybrid interaction with Mif2p association with CEN DNA requires Ctf19p), whose amino-acid sequence MDLPDEFIPSLDRPVILRKFNKLSAATIRGIVSKWWEKIDTREKRSSTKELGRLIRKVEGKGHNRQKLIGFILDKFWPQGLNLSQISDLDFCSLLEQPNSFKWTLMAAENKEIGSAVFQVIPEQLICALKQDLQPLFSIHTCLRPHPELPLLVLRVQLFDQKRCGPESAQNPAPAYNSTRKLISRAPTYVVLPFNISSVGFSFGTDLYTKLIINSICKSVHSKNKVKLAKVDKLPVRNLNTVAFLHGLSRYANAQGVWRAYADRKVDSSPLDNPHNHEIVQGREQLKWSLQSQTGKAMMRFKGRTNIPEPTATSAEKLRYKSLLPVPRVDFIIESEKSPEKQAKFKLSLWGTDVFGGLHELCDKGYMDINRVPGWLTGENGPRSGKIINGEFYSEDISHRTL is encoded by the coding sequence ATGGATTTGCCTGACGAATTTATTCCATCACTCGATCGTCCTGTTATCCTGAGGAAGTTTAACAAACTATCAGCAGCTACGATTCGTGGCATAGTGTCCAAATGGTGGGAAAAGATTGATACTCGCGAGAAGCGGTCCTCCACCAAAGAACTCGGAAGATTAATACGGAAAGTTGAGGGAAAAGGTCACAACCGACAAAAGCTCATAGGATTTATTCTCGACAAGTTTTGGCCACAGGGACTAAACTTATCACAGATTTCAGACCTAGACTTTTGTAGCTTGCTTGAACAACCTAACTCATTCAAATGGACTCTGATGGCTGCTGAAAATAAGGAAATTGGCTCcgcagtttttcaagtgaTACCTGAACAGCTGATATGTGCTTTAAAACAAGACCTTCAGCCGCTATTTTCCATACACACTTGTCTTCGCCCACATCCGGAACTTCCTTTGCTCGTTCTTAGAGTTCAGCTATTTGACCAAAAACGTTGTGGCCCTGAAAGTGCCCAAAATCCGGCTCCCGCGTACAACTCTACACGAAAGCTGATCAGTAGAGCGCCAACATATGTCGTCCTCCCTTTTAACATTTCATCCGTCGGGTTTTCATTTGGAACGGATCTTTATACAAAACTTATCATCAACAGCATCTGCAAGTCAGTgcattcaaaaaacaaggtCAAGTTGGCAAAAGTTGATAAGCTTCCGGTGCGGAATCTAAATACAGTCGCTTTCCTCCATGGCTTGTCTCGATATGCAAATGCGCAAGGGGTTTGGCGCGCCTATGCTGATCGTAAGGTTGATTCCTCACCTTTAGACAACCCACATAATCATGAAATCGTTCAAGGACGAGAACAACTGAAGTGGAGTTTGCAAAGTCAAACAGGGAAGGCCATGATGAGATTCAAGGGACGTACAAACATCCCAGAACCAACTGCAACTTCCGCAGAAAAATTGAGATATAAATCCCTGCTCCCAGTACCAAGAGTCGATTTCATTATTGAGAGCGAAAAGTCTCCGGAAAAACAGGCAAAGTTTAAGCTTAGTCTTTGGGGAActgatgtttttggtgGTTTACATGAACTTTGTGATAAGGGTTACATGGATATCAACAGGGTCCCTGGTTGGTTAACAGGAGAAAATGGCCCCAGGTCCGGCAAAATCATAAATGGGGAATTTTATAGCGAAGATATTAGTCACCGCACCCTTTAA
- the ISM1 gene encoding isoleucine--tRNA ligase ISM1 (similar to uniprot|P48526 Saccharomyces cerevisiae YPL040C ISM1 Mitochondrial isoleucyl-tRNA synthetase null mutant is deficient in respiratory growth), which yields MVAPSLRSCSQHVYQKTLCLPKTKFANRSNLQKTFDLLVPQSSKDVYRKQLDRFLAEAHKLDPAKRSEFVKNRLFVLHDGPPYANGDLHLGHAMNKTLKDIINRYQLLKGKFIYYKPGWDCHGLPIELKALQKLGKDGSNMLPTKIRRVASQHAQKTIKSQKEQFQQFAILTDWEDRYETMQKSFELNQLGVLKEMIRVGLIKRQNKPVYWGSETRTALAEGELEYNDNHVSTSAYVKLPFASKSADAVRRHYSLNSDIPLSFLIWTSTPWTLFSNQAICYNEKFSYGIYKVEGEYLVVESGLKEALLQPEHKATAMLTGKELQGLKYTIPFLGNDEKPLLHGEHVTKLSGTGLVHTAPGHGFDDYLIGITNKLEVFSPVDDEGRYKLELLPQELHKDLIEPETGLPRRVLSEGTTKTILKLLTKQGLLLKAEKYVHSYPYDWRSKKPVLIRATPQWFADLTDVKKSALESLENVRFHPGRGKTRLASFIKSRSEWCISRQRSWGVPIPAFHKVDNHEEVLMNEEVVEHVLGVIDKKGIDSWFKEDNSDIAEWLPSRYKDISHLFQRGRDTVDVWFDSGSTWNVLEDFYTQRLKLTEMPYPLADVYLEGSDQHRGWFQSSLLTKIATSEQAAAPYGTVITHGFTLDERGIKMSKSIGNTISPETVIRGDEKKGIPALGVDGLRLLISQADFTTDVTIGPTVTKHVAEALKKLRLTFKFILGNLSTTENSNMLLPFEKLRAVDQFTICKLKKLSDEVQTYYDSYNFSKVVTTTLYHMNNQLSAFYFDITKDSLYCDRPDSLKRRQIQTTLFHVLDTYRCILGPITPILVQESWNHLETKWKNIEKTHSDLNTIDSPFTRPWKHLNLKNYEQVVNNFEQNQLPILRAYANEFRALPNVTKSTQTIVSIIHSEDKLPFSEDCIADLLQVSGVKIEKSENKRGVLVSIGADKEVSLFVESSDLYECPRCWKRNSTEIESLCHRCSHAIT from the coding sequence ATGGTAGCACCCAGTCTCAGGTCTTGCTCCCAGCATGTCTACCAAAAGACGCTGTGCTTgccgaaaacaaaattcGCCAACCGATCCAATTTGCAGAAGACTTTCGACCTGCTAGTACCACAATCCTCCAAAGACGTTTATCGGAAGCAACTGGATAGATTTCTCGCAGAGGCGCACAAGCTTGATCCCGCGAAGCGCTCAGAATTTGTAAAAAACCGTCTTTTTGTCCTTCATGATGGCCCACCGTATGCTAACGGTGACTTACACTTGGGCCACGCCATGAATAAGACGCTAAAAGATATTATTAATCGATACCAGCTGCTCAAAGGAAAGTTCATATACTATAAGCCTGGCTGGGATTGTCACGGACTGCCAATTGAATTGAAAGCACTAcaaaagcttggaaaagatgGAAGCAACATGCTGCCGACAAAAATCCGCAGAGTGGCATCTCAGCATGCACAAAAAACAATCAAgagccaaaaagagcagttCCAGCAATTTGCAATACTCACAGACTGGGAAGACCGGTATGAAACAATgcaaaaaagctttgagttGAACCAGCTAGGTGTGTTGAAAGAGATGATCCGTGTCGGCTTAATCAAGCGTCAAAATAAGCCAGTGTATTGGGGAAGCGAGACCAGAACTGCATTAGCGGAAGGAGAACTGGAATATAATGACAACCACGTATCAACCTCCGCCTACGTAAAACTCCCTTTTGCAAGCAAATCAGCTGATGCAGTGAGGAGGCACTATTCCTTGAACAGTGATATACCattgagttttttgatCTGGACCAGCACTCCTTGGACCCTTTTTTCTAACCAGGCCATATGTTATAACGAGAAATTCAGTTATGGGATTTACAAGGTCGAGGGTGAGTACCTCGTTGTGGAATCTGGTTTAAAGGAAGCACTGCTTCAACCAGAACATAAAGCTACTGCAATGCTTACAGGCAAAGAACTTCAGGGTTTGAAATACACTATTCCGTTTTTAGGCAATGATGAAAAGCCACTGTTACACGGGGAGCACGTaacaaagctttcaggGACAGGCCTTGTCCATACTGCCCCCGGTCACGGCTTTGATGACTACTTGATTGGTATTACAAACAAACTCGAGGTTTTCTCTCCTGTTGATGACGAAGGCAGGTATAAGTTAGAACTTTTACcccaagaacttcacaAAGATCTAATAGAGCCGGAAACTGGATTACCCAGGCGTGTGCTATCAGAGGGCACGACTAAAACAATACTAAAACTCTTAACTAAACAAGGGCTACTTTTGAAGGCAGAAAAATACGTTCATTCGTACCCCTACGACTGGAGATCTAAAAAGCCTGTTCTAATTAGAGCGACCCCCCAATGGTTCGCCGATCTCACAGATGTCAAGAAATCAGCACTAGAAAGCCTAGAAAACGTCAGGTTTCACCcaggaagaggaaaaacaagacTGGCTTCATTTATAAAGTCTAGAAGCGAATGGTGCATTTCCAGACAACGCTCTTGGGGTGTTCCAATACCTGCCTTCCACAAAGTTGATAATCACGAAGAGGTATTAATGAATGAGGAAGTGGTTGAGCATGTATTGGGTGTTATAGACAAGAAAGGAATCGACTCCTGGTTCAAGGAAGACAACAGCGATATTGCGGAATGGTTACCTTCTCGGTATAAAGATATCTCTCATTTGTTCCAGAGAGGAAGGGATACCGTGGATGTCTGGTTTGACAGCGGGAGTACATGGAATGTTCTTGAGGATTTTTACACTCAACGTTTGAAGTTGACCGAAATGCCATACCCATTGGCTGATGTTTATCTCGAGGGCTCCGATCAGCATCGAGGCTGGTTCCAAAGCTCCTTGCTTACCAAGATAGCCACTTCAgaacaagcagcagctccatATGGCACTGTTATTACTCATGGCTTTACTTTAGACGAGAGAGGAATAAAAATGTCGAAGTCAATCGGAAACACCATTTCTCCTGAAACTGTGATAAGAGGCGATGAAAAGAAAGGAATTCCTGCGCTTGGGGTCGATGGCTTGAGACTTCTGATTTCTCAGGCAGACTTTACCACCGATGTTACAATAGGGCCGACAGTTACCAAACACGTAGCGGAAGCcctgaagaagttaagATTGACTTTCAAATTCATACTTGGAAACCTTTCCACTACAGAGAATTCTAATATGCTTCTTCCCTTCGAAAAGTTGAGGGCAGTCGATCAATTCACTATTTgcaagctgaagaaactAAGCGATGAAGTTCAAACGTACTACGATTCGTacaatttttcaaaagttgttACAACGACTCTTTACCACATGAACAACCAGCTCTCTGCATTTTACTTTGACATCACGAAAGATTCATTATACTGCGACCGACCAGATAGCTTAAAGCGTCGCCAAATTCAGACAACACTTTTTCACGTTCTTGATACGTATCGCTGCATACTGGGCCCCATTACGCCAATTTTGGTCCAGGAGTCATGGAATCACCTGGAAACAAAGTGGAAAAATATTGAGAAGACGCACAGTGATCTAAACACGATTGATTCGCCGTTTACACGCCCATGGAAGCACTtaaacttgaagaattATGAACAGGTCGTCAACAACTTCGAACAAAACCAGCTCCCTATCCTTAGGGCGTACGCGAATGAATTCAGAGCACTTCCTAATGTCACTAAATCCACGCAAACAATAGTTTCCATTATTCACTCAGAAGATAAGCTGCCCTTCTCTGAAGATTGTATTGCTGACCTCTTGCAGGTAAGCGGCGTAAAGATAGAAAAGTCAGAAAACAAACGCGGTGTTTTGGTGAGTATCGGCGCAGACAAAGAGGTGAGTTTGTTCGTAGAATCAAGTGACCTCTATGAGTGCCCCAGGTGCTGGAAACGCAACTCCACAGAGATTGAATCTCTTTGTCATCGTTGCTCCCACGCTATCACGTGA
- the SSN3 gene encoding cyclin-dependent serine/threonine protein kinase SSN3 (similar to uniprot|P39073 Saccharomyces cerevisiae YPL042C SSN3 Component of RNA polymerase II holoenzyme involved in RNA pol II carboxy-terminal domain phosphorylation), with protein MYGIQNKPPNDYPIPIQQQSSQNIWQQQMVDNKGSTSASGKPLLMANNNVFSIGPYKRRKDANRVSVVEKYEIIGYIAAGTYGKVYKAKRKLQNPSSSTTSLVGSEVANTTSNNPISDHNILDTNSINKTTRVQDASSGLPQASSIDFSKSEAKSSHTLPGGQEPQAGGVPDGSMMVSSNDNLPTLFAIKKFKTEREGVEQLHYTGISQSACREMSLCRELRNKHLTSLVEIFLENKSIYMVSEFAEHDLLQIIHFHSHPEKRLIPPRMLKSIVWQILDGVSYLHQNWILHRDLKPANIMVTVDGCVKIGDLGLARKFHNMVQTLYTGDKVVVTIWYRAPELLLGARHYTPAIDLWAVGCIFAELIGLRPIFKGEEAKMDSKKSVPFQANQLQRILEVLGSPNEKTWPNIFKYSEYEQLSKFPRYRDNLPVWYHSAGGRNKEALDLLYQLLRYDPVTRIDAVDALEHPFFTNEDPTVCENVFEGLNYQYPPRRIHTNDNDIMNIANNKAKNTAVHAQVMASNNPNNSNLGGLGVNRRILAAAAAAAAAVSGNNSSMRPGAASSSNGPARKKRG; from the coding sequence ATGTACGGCATCCAAAATAAGCCGCCAAACGACTACCCCATCCCAatccagcagcagagctcGCAGAATATATGGCAGCAGCAAATGGTGGATAACAAGGGAAGCACCTCAGCTAGTGGCAAGCCGCTACTGATGGCCAACAATAATGTCTTTTCAATCGGACCCTACAAGAGGCGCAAGGATGCGAATAGGGTGTCTGTAGTTGAAAAATACGAGATAATTGGTTATATCGCCGCCGGTACTTACGGCAAGGTTTACAAAGCTAAgaggaagcttcaaaatccgagtagctcaacaacatcaCTTGTCGGAAGTGAAGTTGCGAATACTACCTCGAACAATCCCATAAGTGACCACAATATCCTTGACACTAACTCTATCAATAAAACCACTCGAGTTCAAGATGCCTCCTCTGGCTTACCACAAGCATCAAGCATCGATTTCAGTAAATCTGAGGCCAAATCAAGCCATACCTTGCCTGGAGGTCAAGAACCTCAAGCAGGAGGTGTACCCGACGGGTCTATGATGGTTTCGTCCAATGATAATTTGCCTACCTTATTTGCAAtaaagaagttcaaaactGAAAGAGAAGGCGTTGAACAGCTCCATTATACAGGGATATCTCAAAGTGCTTGCAGAGAAATGTCTTTGTGTCGAGAACTACGGAATAAACATCTCACCAGTCTTGTTGAgattttcttggagaacaAAAGCATTTACATGGTCTCTGAGTTTGCAGAACATGATCTCCTACAGATCATTCATTTCCATTCGCATCCTGAAAAAAGACTAATACCCCCAAGGATGCTCAAGTCAATTGTGTGGCAAATCCTCGATGGCGTATCGTACTTGCACCAAAACTGGATCCTGCATAGGGACCTGAAGCCTGCGAATATCATGGTGACAGTAGATGGTTGCGTGAAAATTGGGGATTTGGGCCTCGCGAGAAAATTCCACAACATGGTTCAGACGCTGTACACCGGCGACAAGGTAGTCGTCACAATCTGGTATAGGGCCCCAGAACTTTTGCTAGGCGCCCGTCATTATACGCCAGCAATCGACCTATGGGCTGTTGGGTGCATATTCGCCGAACTAATTGGGCTGCGACCAATATTTAAAGGCGAAGAAGCTAAGATGgattcaaagaaaagtgTTCCATTTCAAGCCAATCAATTGCAAAGAATTTTAGAAGTCTTAGGCTCGCCAAATGAAAAGACATGGCCCAACATTTTTAAATATTCAGAATATGAGCAGCTGTCAAAATTTCCACGTTATCGAGATAACTTACCTGTTTGGTATCACTCTGCAGGAGGAAGAAATAAAGAGGCACTTGATCTCTTGTATCAGTTACTGCGGTATGACCCCGTCACGAGAATTGATGCAGTGGATGCGCTGGAACATCCATTCTTCACCAATGAAGATCCCACTGTTTGTGAAAATGTTTTTGAGGGTCTCAACTATCAATATCCACCAAGGCGCATTCATACTAACGATAATGATATTATGAACATCGCAAACAATAAGGCAAAGAATACTGCAGTCCATGCTCAGGTGATGGCTTCCAATAACCCTAACAATTCCAACCTTGGAGGATTGGGGGTCAATCGTAGAATTTTGGCGGCtgcggcggcagcagcagcagcagtgTCTGGAAACAACTCTTCAATGCGCCCAGGTGCGGCGTCAAGCTCAAACGGCCCAGCGAGGAAAAAAAGAGGATGA
- the MRX11 gene encoding Mrx11p (some similarities with uniprot|Q6LE92 Saccharomyces cerevisiae YPL041C Hypothetical ORF), with amino-acid sequence MSLAFTSLGLSPASRLYAKGGSIALGLLRPSAVGVERCRCYSKKASSSNTVSEKAVGPAKDPSNKIYKLISKSKLLTRLSKRPAIGHYFDKLAETSPVSTISSFLILHEITAIVPLFGLWWVLYSLNLNEQYELPLYFKELLDQCGDSIEKLVGDRSQGFDRNRLVLSGAISYAIVKILYPARVLFSLWAAPYFFKWFLGPFKKLGSLLRPGKKSS; translated from the coding sequence ATGTCCCTGGCTTTCACTTCATTAGGGCTTTCTCCTGCTTCTCGATTGTATGCAAAGGGCGGGTCCATAGCACTTGGGCTCCTGCGCCCCAGCGCTGTAGGCGTTGAACGGTGCAGGTGCTACTCAAAAAAGGCAAGTAGCAGTAATACGGTTTCTGAGAAGGCGGTCGGTCCAGCTAAGGATCCTTCTAATAAGATTTATAAGCTAATCTCGAAGtcaaaacttttgacaaGGCTCAGCAAAAGACCAGCTATTGGCCACTACTTCGATAAACTTGCCGAAACAAGCCCTGTCAGTACAATATCCTCCTTTCTGATCTTGCATGAAATTACGGCCATAGTTCctctttttgggctttgGTGGGTGCTTTACTCATTAAACCTGAACGAGCAATATGAGCTTCCTCTCTATTTTAAAGAGTTACTTGATCAATGCGGCGACTCAATTGAAAAGCTAGTGGGGGATCGTTCCCAGGGCTTCGATAGAAACCGACTGGTCCTATCTGGTGCCATTTCTTACGCCATagtgaaaattttgtaCCCTGCTAGAGTATTGTTTAGTCTCTGGGCTGCACCttacttcttcaagtggTTCTTGGGCcctttcaagaaactgggAAGCCTACTGCGGCCGGGCAAGAAATCAAGCTAG